The Penicillium digitatum chromosome 6, complete sequence genome contains the following window.
AAAGCCTATGCGTGCCCGTGTGAATGATTGCTAACATTTGCTTCCAGCTGCGGTACACCAAGCTGTAAGTCACAAAGTATAGGACCTCGAACCCTCAGTTGTTGGTACTAATTTCGTAGACGTTGCCCCGGAGATTTTGCAAGATAGCCACCACCGAAAATACACCAAGGCTGTGGATGTATGGTCCCTTGGTGTTGTTCTCTATATCTGTCTCTGTGGCTTCCCGCCATTCTCCGATGAACTGAACACTCCAGAGAATCCATTGACTCTCGCCCAACAGATTAAGACGGGCAGCTTTGACTACCCGTCACCGTATTGGGACTCTGTTGGCGATCCCGCTCTGGACCTTATCGACAGGATGCTTACCGTGGACGTCAACAAGAGAATCACGGTGGATGAGTGTCTCGAGCACCCTTGGATGACAGGAAAGTACCCGAATGTCACTGAAAGCACAGATAGCCTGACGGGGGCACTTGGTAAACTGGACTTTTCTAAGCGCAAGTTTCAACGGGAGCGGACCTTGTTGAGCAGCATAAACGATGCTCACTTCAGCGAGCACGCCGAAGGTAGCGACCAACCGGTCAAAGTCTTTCGAAATGAGGCCGGGAAGCGTGTCCACAATCGACCAGCCAAGGCGTCCCAACGTGAAGTCTCACCAAGTGGCAACCGGGCTTCAAAAGATTTTATCAACATTGGGGAGCGTGGCGATCCCACCTTGTATGACAATTAAGGGTTACTGCGGTTTTGTATGATTTTTATTCTTATTTTTTTCTCATTCTTCTTATTACCTTTTGCGTGTACTTGGGATATCATTATCAGGGTTGGGGTATCAGAAGGATTTAATGTACAATTAGGTCAGAACAGGTGAAAAGATAACTAGTTAGATCATACCTGAATTTGTCATCAAAGTCCAAAAGTTGTAAAAGAAGAGAGTGAGATcgaagtacaacatagtagTAGTCcacaactactccgtatgtcGTACATAGGGAATCGATCATATCCAACGTCTCATCGTCCCATTAGGTATGGAGCGGGAACCCATTGACCGGAGTGGCGTGATATGTATAGCGACATTAGTTTGGCTTGATACACAAATGGAGACATTAAGATACACAATAAACATAGAGCGATAACGAActaaaggaaaaaaaaaaaataacttACGATTCACACTATAGACatttctatgttgtatgctgTATTCTAGACcacagtactccgtaaaggggCGGGTCTCTCGCCGAATGATATCGGACTTGATTATtttgtcgagatgtgtggtgccaccctgagacatgaacaaatgcctcaatggcgtcatgccgagacagataaactatatgtgatgtttagtcagcattgtccgcacagattgcttaaaaggcgcggaccttgtcattatttagaagaaattcagagtattttttcataccatttcaagtgttctacaatctctttcataTTTTCCTCCACGCTTCCTTCGCCTCCTGTTTAATCTTCACtcatcttctctctctctcttcttaaGTTCAATTGGAGGCTAACAAATAGGGGCTATAGGGTCATTGTGAGCCCGTtttcgttttctttctttcctttttttttctgtcctTCTTTCACTTTCTCTTTGTCTTCCCGACATGGGTCTCTCTGCAACTTTCCTCGCAATTTTTTGCGAGCACTGCTCGACCCAGTCAATCTATACATTGGCTAGTATTGGAGCACTGTCATTCATTGCACTGTCAGTCGTGATCAATGTGCTGCGTCAgctcttcttcaagaaggCCCATGAGCCCCCCATGGTCTTCCACTGGTTCCCTTTTGTCGGAAGCACCGTCAGCTATGGCATGGACCCATATACCTTCTTCACCCAAAGTCGTGCAAAGGTATGTCTATCACAGATGTGGGGTTGGCCCATGGAAGGATTCAATTGCTAATTCCGGGGGTTAATGCTGGCAGTATGGTGACATTTTCACGTTCGTCCTCCTTGGCAAGAAGACCACTGTCTACCTAGGCACCAAGGGCAACGAGTTCATCCTCAATGGCAAGCTTCGTGATGTGAATGCCGAAGAGGTCTACTCCCCCCTCACCACCCCCGTTTTTGGTCGTCACGTTGTCTACGATTGCCCCAACTCTAAGCTCATGGAGCAGAAGAAGGTAGGAAGGAATGGATCACACCACAAAGCCCGGCTGCTGACCGATGCATAGTTTGTCAAATTTGGTCTTACTTCCGAGGCACTTCGCTCTTATGTTCCCTTGATCACCAATGAGGTTGAGGAATTCGTGAAGAACTCCCCTGCTCTCCAGGACACGAAGGGTGTTTTCAATGTTTCCAAGGTCATTTCTGAAATCACAATCTACACAGCATCTCGCTCCTTGCAAGGACAGGAAGTCCGCGATCGATTTGACTCGACTTTTGCTGAAATGTACCACGACCTCGACAAGGGTTTCTCTCCTATCAACTTCATGCTGCCATGGGCCCCACTCCCCCACAACCGCAAGCGCGATGCTGCACAGAAGAAGTTGACCGAGACATACATGGATATCATCAAGGCGCGCCGTACATCTGGCGAGAAGAAAAACTCCGAGGATATGGTCTGGAACTTGATGTCATGCACGTACAAGAATGGCACCCCGATcactgatgaagaaattgccCACATGATGATTGCGTTGCTTATGGCGGGCCATCACTCGTCGTCATCCACTGCAGCATGGATTGTTCTGCGTCTGGCCACCTGCCCTGATATTGTGGAGGAGCTTTACCAAGAACAGCTCCAGATTCTGGGCTCTGACCTGCCTCCTCTCACCCACGAAGGACTCCAGAAGCTCGACTTGCACTCCAAGGTGATCAAGGAAACCCTCCGTATCCACGCTCCTATCCACTCGATCTTGCGCGCCGTCAAGAACCCCATGCCTGTGGAAGGCACTTCTTATGTTATCCCTACCACCCACAACGTCCTTTCTTCTCCCGGTGTTACTGCTCGCTCTCCGGAGTTTTTCCCCGACCCTCTGAAGTGGAATCCCCACCGCTGGGATGAGTCTGGAACTGTGACTAccaaggatgaagatgaggagcaGATTGATTATGGTTATGGACTCGTGACCAAGGGCACCAACAGTCCTTATCTGCCTTTCGGTGCTGGTCGCCATCGCTGCATTGGCGAGCAGTTTGCCTATGTGCAGTTGATCACAATCCTGGCTGCGCTGGTGAGACACCTGAAGTTCTCCAAGCCTAGTGCTGATGCACCCTTCCCCGAGACGGATTACTCGGTAAGTGATGCTCTGTTGCGGTCAGCTTGGCATTTGGCTGACCATACTTTAGTCCCTCTTCTCCAAGCCGCTGGGTACATCTTTTGTTCGGTACGAGAAACGTGGAGTCAAGGCATAATCGGAGTATTGTGTTCGAAAAGATTCCCATACAAATTTCGACCACATTTTAATGCCCTGCATTGATGCAGCAAAGGTTCAGGCTGAAACCGAGCCAAATTCACCAAGTGAATTTAACTGCTCCCGCATCAtggatttctttctttcttcacttTGACACGATTTTGCTGTATGAATATCCACTTCTGGCGACTTCTGAGTCGCGTGTTTCTCTAAATGTTTTGTTTACATAGCTCAATCATACTATTTTAATTACAGATTAAAACACCTTTGAAacgataaaaaaaagaaatcatGATGGCTATAGCATAGCAATAGTATAGTACAGTTCGAATCTAAACATCCAGGCTCAACAAGAAATAAGCAAGATGCGTAAAGTGGTATTTCACCGTTCACATTCACGCCTTCTTTCTCTCATCCAGCCTCTTCTTATTCTGGACCTCCCGGCGTCGTCGTTCACCACCATCAACCTTCCGTCCCCGCTTGTCCTCCCACATGCCCTCCTGGACCGAAATAGTAGCAGCAGTACCATTGGAACCTTTCAAAGGCTGGAGGAACGGGCCCATGGGCTGACAGCCACGGTGAATCTTCATGTGCGCAAATTTCTTGATCGGTTGTTTTTTTCCATACTGATAAGTAGTGGCATCAGGTGCCAGGTTGACAATGGCTTTCACCATACCGGGTGACAGTGTAGCAGAAGAGGTTTGAACGGCCGCTTGTGTGCCTCCATGTGTCAGGCCTCTGGCATTAATAGGCACTTCAACGACCCGCAATTGTGCAACACCATCGACAACAGTCTCTAGGTCACCTCCGGGGCCATACAGTCCGTTTCTGAACTTCTCGCGCTTCCGGATCAAGTACCGTCGCTGGCGGGCTGGCTCAATGCCGGCTTGGCGAAGCTGGTTAGAGTTTAAGGTGAAGAGATCCTCCCATGAGGGGATTTTGCTCGCTTGCTTGGATAATTCACGGCCAATCAGCGTGAGGAAGGTTGGGACGTCAGGAACGAAAGGGGTCGGAGATGGCACGGGTGGTGGCGCGTTCTTGTGGAGTGATCGAATGTATTGTTTGGAAACTGAAACTGGCTTGAGTAGGCGCGCTGTCAAACTGCCCAGCGGTGGATTGCGCATTGCCATGACGCTCATCGTGAAGGTGTTGCGGGAAGGATGCCGCATGCCCCGACTTTGCTAGTAACTCTCGTGCGATTTTTCCCCCAAAGAATTGGTTTCTTAAGTGTATCTATAAGGGGAAATGCTGAGCGATGCTTTTGTAATTGAAAGGGTTCCAGCAGTTGCCGAGGAATTGGCTGGGGGGAGGTCGCTGGTGACTGACTTGGAGAAATTTCGGGAGTCGCCAACAAAGTCCAGGATCAACAATACTCCGGGCCAGCCTATCTTGGGGGGAAATGACATCGGCTCTCATATTTCGGCACTGCTTCGTTCACCTCTAGAAATTTTGCTAACAATGATCTCTTAATACTCATAGTGGCCACTGAGTTTTCTgtggccttttttttcaatttcttgTCACTCTCTAGAGGTTGACCTTTTTCTCCAAACCGATCTAAATATGGCACTCTCACCCTTTGGCTCTCGTTCGCCGTCCATGACTGTGCATTCCCCAAATACAGCAATCAGACTGAGAGCCACTACTTCACATCCGTCACTTACTGGGTCCGCAGCTCCAGCTGTGTTGAATCCTATACAGAATGGAGATCGCGAACTCACCGAACAGCTGAATATTGAAGTCCGGGAACGATACGTCAAAGGTATTTAACCATGTGAAGTCACTTTTTTCTCTCGGGGAGCATTCTGCTAACACAGAACTAGACAAGAAAGTAGGAGAAGGTACATATGCTGTGGTATATGTTGGCCACCTCCGACACGATCCATCATCCCTCGTCGCGAtcaagaagatcaaagtcaaTGCTGAATACAAGGATGGACTTGCTATGGATGCAGTTCGTGAAGTGAAGTACCTTCAAGAGCTGAAGCATCCCAACGTCATAGCCCTTCACGATGTCTTCTCCTCCAAGGACCAAAATCTAAGCTTGGTTCTCGAGTTTCTTCCCGGTGGAGATCTTGAGATGCTCATCAAAGATAGTGATATTCACTATGGTGTGGCCGATATCAAAGCTTGGATGGGGATGCTTGCCCGGGGTATATGGTGGTGTCATGCGAACTTTGTTCTCCACCGGGACATCAAGCCTAACAACTTGTTGATCGCGGCAGACGGGGAGGTCAAATTGGCCGATTTCGGTCTGGCCAGATCGTTTGCCGATCCCTTGTTCAACATGACCCATCAGGTCATCACTCGGTGGTATCGACCGCCCGAGCTTCTCTACGGTGCGCGACAATATTCCGGGGCAGTGGATGTTTGGTCCATGGGGATGGTCTTTGCCGAGCTCCTGATACGGGTTCCATTCGTGGCGGGCAACACTGACCTGGACCAAACCTCCAAAATTTGCGAAGCATTTGGCACACCAACAGAGGAGAATTGGCCCGGGGTCAGCAAGCTGCCTTACTACATTGCCACCGACAAGGCCAATTTGGTGCCGTTGCAAGGGCGTGATTTCTTCATGCGACAGTTCCCCACTGCAGGTCCAGTGGGTGGCGATCTGCTGATGTCGATGTGTGCGCTCGATCCACGCAAGCGCAGTACGGCTGCCCAGTGCTTGCGACACAACTGGTGGACAATTGAGCCCCGTCCAACCAAGAATGACAATCTCCCACGGAAATCTGGTGGGACAAAAAAGATGGGAGATGATTTAACC
Protein-coding sequences here:
- a CDS encoding MAP Kinase Interacting Kinase — protein: MALSPFGSRSPSMTVHSPNTAIRLRATTSHPSLTGSAAPAVLNPIQNGDRELTEQLNIEVRERYVKDKKVGEGTYAVVYVGHLRHDPSSLVAIKKIKVNAEYKDGLAMDAVREVKYLQELKHPNVIALHDVFSSKDQNLSLVLEFLPGGDLEMLIKDSDIHYGVADIKAWMGMLARGIWWCHANFVLHRDIKPNNLLIAADGEVKLADFGLARSFADPLFNMTHQVITRWYRPPELLYGARQYSGAVDVWSMGMVFAELLIRVPFVAGNTDLDQTSKICEAFGTPTEENWPGVSKLPYYIATDKANLVPLQGRDFFMRQFPTAGPVGGDLLMSMCALDPRKRSTAAQCLRHNWWTIEPRPTKNDNLPRKSGGTKKMGDDLTRRGGELDEGMFKSAARQLDFGKK
- a CDS encoding Cytochrome P450, cyp51B, which produces MGLSATFLAIFCEHCSTQSIYTLASIGALSFIALSVVINVLRQLFFKKAHEPPMVFHWFPFVGSTVSYGMDPYTFFTQSRAKYGDIFTFVLLGKKTTVYLGTKGNEFILNGKLRDVNAEEVYSPLTTPVFGRHVVYDCPNSKLMEQKKFVKFGLTSEALRSYVPLITNEVEEFVKNSPALQDTKGVFNVSKVISEITIYTASRSLQGQEVRDRFDSTFAEMYHDLDKGFSPINFMLPWAPLPHNRKRDAAQKKLTETYMDIIKARRTSGEKKNSEDMVWNLMSCTYKNGTPITDEEIAHMMIALLMAGHHSSSSTAAWIVLRLATCPDIVEELYQEQLQILGSDLPPLTHEGLQKLDLHSKVIKETLRIHAPIHSILRAVKNPMPVEGTSYVIPTTHNVLSSPGVTARSPEFFPDPLKWNPHRWDESGTVTTKDEDEEQIDYGYGLVTKGTNSPYLPFGAGRHRCIGEQFAYVQLITILAALVRHLKFSKPSADAPFPETDYSSLFSKPLGTSFVRYEKRGVKA
- a CDS encoding mitochondrial 37S ribosomal protein mS41; translated protein: MSVMAMRNPPLGSLTARLLKPVSVSKQYIRSLHKNAPPPVPSPTPFVPDVPTFLTLIGRELSKQASKIPSWEDLFTLNSNQLRQAGIEPARQRRYLIRKREKFRNGLYGPGGDLETVVDGVAQLRVVEVPINARGLTHGGTQAAVQTSSATLSPGMVKAIVNLAPDATTYQYGKKQPIKKFAHMKIHRGCQPMGPFLQPLKGSNGTAATISVQEGMWEDKRGRKVDGGERRRREVQNKKRLDERKKA